From Daucus carota subsp. sativus chromosome 6, DH1 v3.0, whole genome shotgun sequence, the proteins below share one genomic window:
- the LOC108226226 gene encoding replication protein A 70 kDa DNA-binding subunit E: protein MSKTKYDSFKDLRKSKYDWKVQARILHFWRGFSKTKQSFKSFNILLVDSKRVRIHAFVPGTEADELAKLLEVGKVYLIENFTVSDYTSDDKFRCVRKEIQIVFDNQTKITPLEEKAVNIEKHVFDFFDLSDLKSLVNQQTYLADVIGVMEKPKPLAKIKNRHGILQDQIKFRIADGSTIVKVTFWDEFAVRFSAALKHNFQCPIIIIIGSARITEWSNEPTIANASPTSFYLNCDHRNVAEFRKRLSSESFPDMNLDYSTNATLDVYKVQSIKEFKEDQILKEVLCQVKIRKIQNISSWFQVCIFASDDTGAIDIMLEDREVRTVIGKSVFNIIDEGQSKENLPVILKSMENKDYTIKLLIKKENITEDYPIYSAEDIMEGFKIETDSDDESTPHPIEQMQTQPSASSYHLDSLSGISYTSKKREK from the exons atgtcTAAAACAAAGTACGATAGTTTCAAAGAtttgaggaagagcaagtatGACTGGAAGGTTCAAGCGAGAATACTTCATTTCTGGAGAGGTTTCTCAAAAACCAAGCAATCTTTCAAAAGCTTCAACATTTTACTTGTGGATAGTAAA CGTGTACGAATCCATGCATTTGTACCTGGAACTGAAGCTGATGAGCTTGCTAAACTTCTGGAAGTGGGCAAGGTATACTTGATAGAGAATTTCACAGTAAGTGATTACACCAGCGATGACAAATTCCGATGTGTAAGGAAGGAAATACAAATCGTGTTTGATAATCAAACTAAAATCACACCTTTGGAAGAAAAAGCTGTTAATATTGAGAAGCATGTGTTTGATTTCTTTGATCTGTCTGATCTCAAATCATTGGTAAACCAACAAACTTATCTTGCTG ATGTTATTGGAGTTATGGAAAAACCAAAACCTCTTgctaaaataaaaaacagacaTGGCATCTTGCAAGACCAGATCAAATTTCGAATAGCTGATGGCAG TACAATTGTCAAAGTTACTTTCTGGGATGAGTTTGCAGTTAGATTCTCAGCAGCGTTGAAACATAATTTTCAGTGCCCTATTATCATTATCATTGGAAGTGCTCGAATAACCGAGTGGTCAA ACGAACCTACAATAGCTAATGCTTCTCCTACAAGTTTCTATCTCAATTGTGATCACCGAAACGTTGCTGAGTTCAGGAAAAG GTTGTCTTCCGAATCTTTTCCTGATATGAACCTTGATTATTCAACAAATGCAACTCTTGATGTTTATAAAGTCCAATCTATTAAAGAGTTTAAAGAAGATCAGATTCTG AAGGAGGTTTTATGCCAGgttaaaatcagaaaaatacaaaatattagcTCCTG GTTCCAAGTTTGTATTTTTGCTTCTGATGATACTGGTGCAATTGATATAATGCTTGAAGATCGTGAAGTGCGTACAGTGATTGGAAAATCAGTTTTCAACATAATTGATGAG GGACAAAGCAAGGAAAATCTACCAGTGATACTGAAAAGCATGGAAAACAAGGACTACACCATCAAGTTGCTTATAAAGAAGGAAAACATAACTGAGGATTACCCGATCTATAGTGCCGAAGACATAATGGaaggatttaaaattgaaactgacagtgatgatgaaagTACTCCACATCCAATTGAACAAATGCAAACTCAA CCATCTGCATCAAGCTACCATTTGGATTCTCTATCTGGGATAAGTTACACATCaaagaagagagagaaatga
- the LOC108226417 gene encoding serine/threonine-protein kinase WAG1, translated as MDNKNNDHFSYPPDSDLDLSFTSCASAATTTTFSSSARSSLARSSLTLSFNESRLSSTTSASTSIPSLHSRPHRQSDPNWSAIKTATNLSSDNTLHLRHFKLLRHLGSGNLGRVFLCRLRDNDHANFALKVIDRDSLTSKKICHVETEAQILSTLDHPFLPTLYAHLQVSHYTCLLIDYCPNGDLHNLLHKQPGYRLPVASVKFYAAQVLVALEYLHAKGIVYRDLKPENILIREDGHIMLSDFDLCFNADVDPKLETRTQLGKKHRSRNACFRDRRPVEQVVTEFVAEPTNAFSKSCVGTHEYLAPELVNGSGHGNGVDWWAFGILVYEMLYGTTPFKGSTKESTLRNIASTKGALFNEQENAEVKDLIEKLLVKDPRGRLGCSRGATDIKRHPFFNGVNWPLIRTLSAPEVRGIAFKRSKSHISGMALQKRRQWWRKGLSFFVGRNKFSLNSNHNYYCSINNDKVRKHV; from the coding sequence ATGGACAACAAAAACAACGATCACTTCTCCTACCCTCCCGACTCCGATTTGGACCTCAGCTTCACCAGCTGCGCCTCCgccgccaccaccaccaccttctcCTCCTCCGCGCGCAGTAGTCTCGCGCGGAGCAGCCTCACTCTCAGCTTCAACGAGTCTCGTCTCTCTTCCACCACCTCCGCCTCCACCTCGATCCCCAGCCTCCACTCCCGCCCTCACCGCCAGTCTGACCCGAACTGGTCCGCCATCAAAACCGCCACCAATCTCTCCTCCGACAACACGCTCCACCTCCGCCACTTCAAGCTGCTCCGCCACCTCGGCTCCGGGAATCTCGGCCGCGTCTTTCTATGCCGCCTACGTGATAATGATCACGCGAATTTCGCCCTCAAGGTTATTGACAGAGACTCGCTCACTTCTAAGAAAATCTGCCACGTGGAAACCGAGGCGCAGATCCTCTCCACGCTGGACCACCCGTTTCTTCCTACACTCTATGCTCATCTCCAGGTCTCTCACTACACATGTCTTCTCATTGATTACTGTCCTAACGGTGATCTACATAACTTGCTACACAAGCAACCCGGTTACCGGCTACCGGTCGCGTCGGTCAAGTTCTACGCAGCTCAAGTTTTGGTCGCTTTGGAGTACTTGCATGCAAAAGGCATTGTTTACCGTGACTTAAAACCCGAAAACATTTTAATCCGTGAAGACGGCCACATTATGTTATCCGATTTCGATCTCTGTTTCAACGCTGACGTGGATCCCAAACTTGAAACTCGAACTCAGCTCGGTAAGAAACACCGGTCACGAAACGCCTGTTTTCGTGACCGGAGACCTGTGGAGCAGGTCGTGACCGAATTCGTCGCGGAGCCAACGAATGCGTTCTCCAAATCCTGCGTGGGAACACATGAATACCTAGCGCCCGAGCTGGTCAACGGAAGCGGCCACGGCAACGGAGTTGACTGGTGGGCATTCGGCATCTTAGTTTACGAGATGCTCTATGGAACGACACCGTTCAAGGGATCAACTAAAGAATCAACTCTACGCAATATAGCATCTACAAAAGGGGCGTTGTTTAACGAACAAGAGAATGCAGAAGTAAAAGACCTGATAGAGAAGTTGTTAGTAAAAGATCCGAGAGGAAGGCTCGGATGCTCCAGAGGCGCAACTGATATTAAACGACACCCGTTTTTCAACGGAGTGAACTGGCCGTTAATCCGGACGTTATCGGCACCGGAAGTACGTGGAATAGCGTTTAAGAGGAGCAAGTCGCATATCAGTGGCATGGCATTGCAGAAGAGAAGGCAATGGTGGAGAAAGGGGCTTAGTTTCTTTGTGGGAAGAAATAAATTTAGTCTCAACTCGaatcataattattattgttcGATTAATAATGATAAGGTTCGGAAACATGTATGA
- the LOC135147303 gene encoding uncharacterized protein LOC135147303 isoform X2 — MESCGLQAQKFSHKLTHMDTLSDEMMIPRSFCSKYAHDLHEDMELKLRNGYVLPVKFDHSRGVFKGLLCFFKHFKLNGGELLVFEYFGRYNINVYILGSNLSEIKYPDFKFNMPESPPRLVTLGDGGWRFVWFNSGRQTTINEIQPPEAFLDRCEFSFREPMKYVISNGKKFGCSYCPSSRKFIGLDCVCEMLKNTGTKEIHMLLFKYDVDSVITISAFDKELCEIVYPGTPLSIEAGGDHPSIGFQFEIHVEEIHMSPECYVVYISPLFKKLCSMWDTFQSIYVYSGNGSWKLDICRRDDYYRSTIEDGWQQLRDGLALEVGDICIFECPVDSLDRFNVRVVKKQ, encoded by the exons ATGGAATCTTGTGGACTTCAGGCTCAAAAATTTTCTCACAAGCTCACCCACATGGACACTTTGTCCGACGAAATG ATGATTCCTCGTTCTTTCTGTTCTAAATATGCTCATGACCTACATGAGGATATGGAATTGAAGCTTCGAAATGGTTATGTTCTTCCAGTTAAATTTGACCACAGTAGAGGTGTTTTTAAGGGTCTTCTATGTTTTTTTAAGCATTTTAAGCTGAATGGTGGTGAATTGCTAGTGTTCGAGTACTTTGGCAGATATAACATCAATGTCTACATTCTGGGTAGTAACTTATCTGAAATCAAATACCCGGATTTTAAGTTTAATATGCCAGAATCTCCACCTCGATTAg TCACTCTTGGCGATGGAGGGTGGAGGTTTGTTTGGTTTAATTCTGGCAGACAAACAACTATAAATGAAATT CAACCTCCAGAGGCATTCTTGGACCGTTGTGAATTTTCTTTCCGTGAACCTATGAAATATGTTATTAGCAATGGGAAGAAGTTTGGTTGTTCGTATTGTCCTTCATCTAGGAAGTTCATAGGATTGGATTGTGTTTGTGAAATGTTAAAAAATACTGGAACCAAGGAAATTCATATGTTGCTGTTTAAGTATGATGTTGATTCTGTTATAACAATCTCGGCTTTTGACAAAGAACTTTGTGAGATTGTTTATCCTGGAACTCCACTTTCTATTG AAGCCGGTGGGGATCATCCATCAATAGGTTTCCAGTTTGAAATTCATGTTGAAGAAATACACATGTCTCCCGAATGTTACGTTGTT TATATTTCTCCTCTATTTAAGAAGCTCTGCAGCATGTGGGACACCTTTCAATCTATATATGTGTATTCTGGAAATGGTTCTTGGAAGCTAGATATTTGCCGGAGGGATGACTATTATCGTTCTACAATAGAAGATGGATGGCAGCAGCTTAGAGATGGTTTGGCCTTGGAAGTAGGGGACATTTGTATTTTTGAATGTCCAGTTGATTCTCTTGATCGTTTTAATGTTCGAGTGGTGAAGAAGCAGTAA
- the LOC135147303 gene encoding uncharacterized protein LOC135147303 isoform X1, translating to MESCGLQAQKFSHKLTHMDTLSDEMMIPRSFCSKYAHDLHEDMELKLRNGYVLPVKFDHSRGVFKGLLCFFKHFKLNGGELLVFEYFGRYNINVYILGSNLSEIKYPDFKFNMPESPPRLVTLGDGGWRFVWFNSGRQTTINEIQPPEAFLDRCEFSFREPMKYVISNGKKFGCSYCPSSRKFIGLDCVCEMLKNTGTKEIHMLLFKYDVDSVITISAFDKELCEIVYPGTPLSIVEAGGDHPSIGFQFEIHVEEIHMSPECYVVYISPLFKKLCSMWDTFQSIYVYSGNGSWKLDICRRDDYYRSTIEDGWQQLRDGLALEVGDICIFECPVDSLDRFNVRVVKKQ from the exons ATGGAATCTTGTGGACTTCAGGCTCAAAAATTTTCTCACAAGCTCACCCACATGGACACTTTGTCCGACGAAATG ATGATTCCTCGTTCTTTCTGTTCTAAATATGCTCATGACCTACATGAGGATATGGAATTGAAGCTTCGAAATGGTTATGTTCTTCCAGTTAAATTTGACCACAGTAGAGGTGTTTTTAAGGGTCTTCTATGTTTTTTTAAGCATTTTAAGCTGAATGGTGGTGAATTGCTAGTGTTCGAGTACTTTGGCAGATATAACATCAATGTCTACATTCTGGGTAGTAACTTATCTGAAATCAAATACCCGGATTTTAAGTTTAATATGCCAGAATCTCCACCTCGATTAg TCACTCTTGGCGATGGAGGGTGGAGGTTTGTTTGGTTTAATTCTGGCAGACAAACAACTATAAATGAAATT CAACCTCCAGAGGCATTCTTGGACCGTTGTGAATTTTCTTTCCGTGAACCTATGAAATATGTTATTAGCAATGGGAAGAAGTTTGGTTGTTCGTATTGTCCTTCATCTAGGAAGTTCATAGGATTGGATTGTGTTTGTGAAATGTTAAAAAATACTGGAACCAAGGAAATTCATATGTTGCTGTTTAAGTATGATGTTGATTCTGTTATAACAATCTCGGCTTTTGACAAAGAACTTTGTGAGATTGTTTATCCTGGAACTCCACTTTCTATTG TAGAAGCCGGTGGGGATCATCCATCAATAGGTTTCCAGTTTGAAATTCATGTTGAAGAAATACACATGTCTCCCGAATGTTACGTTGTT TATATTTCTCCTCTATTTAAGAAGCTCTGCAGCATGTGGGACACCTTTCAATCTATATATGTGTATTCTGGAAATGGTTCTTGGAAGCTAGATATTTGCCGGAGGGATGACTATTATCGTTCTACAATAGAAGATGGATGGCAGCAGCTTAGAGATGGTTTGGCCTTGGAAGTAGGGGACATTTGTATTTTTGAATGTCCAGTTGATTCTCTTGATCGTTTTAATGTTCGAGTGGTGAAGAAGCAGTAA